The proteins below are encoded in one region of Anaerobaca lacustris:
- a CDS encoding LamG-like jellyroll fold domain-containing protein, with the protein MRVTLSCLILLVLVLAAGNSASAALVGHWRFDEGSGTTARDSSGNGNDGTLSGDVEWAAGQIGNALQFNENGWVDCGDILTLTQTLTITCWVNPAVLSGDRGFVTREAAYAFKSSGNFLRFTTPGILDYNGNNTILQTDTWQHVAVTFMPNQTQGCVFYLNGVETDRVNSTGLNAGTGPFRMGNNQWGQLYSGMIDDVRVFDHILTPEEIVQSMYGTGPELASDPQPEDEATDVPRDVVLSWAAGEFAATHDVYFGASFDDVNAASRANPMGVLASQGQVATAYDPAGLLDFETTYYWRVDEVNAAPDNTIFTGNVWSFTTEPFAYAVEAITATSNGISDAGVGPERTVDGSGLNALDQHSTLSDDMWVARAPADEALYIQYEFDRVYKLHQLLVWNYNVQFELMLGFGIQDVTVEYSADSVEWMSLGDVQLNRATASATYTYNTTVDLQGVAAQYVRLTVNSGFGMLGQFGLSEVRFTYIPAQAREPQPADGAVDVDVNASLSWRAGRDAASHDVYFGTSVDELSLAATSDQAVFTPAAMGFGTTYYWRVDEVSDETWAGETWSFTTQEYAWIDDFESYTDDIDAGEAIFDTWLDGWVNNTGSTVGYLETPFAERSIVHGGKQSMPLAYDNTTSPFYSEAVRAWDAPQDWTGNGADTLRLFVAGRAPAFAEAADGTILMNAIGNDIWGNADQFRYVYKNLSGNGSVTARVDMLDISPDIWVKAGVMIRQNAEAGGINVFMAMTGTGGGGSTFQQRMTAGGASVSQHTYPDGPFTAPYWVRVTREGNTLRGYTSPDGENWTQRGDTITLAMTDPVLIGLALTSHNVNQATSAQFSNVAFTGNVTGAWQVAEVGVAQPEGNAVAPLYVALEDATGRSAVVTHPDANIVGRSGWNEWQIPLSEFGGVNLSQVDTMTIGVGNRTSPTAGGTGLLYIDDVGFGSPAGDVTEVAP; encoded by the coding sequence ATGCGCGTCACATTGTCTTGTCTGATCTTGCTTGTTTTGGTGCTGGCCGCCGGCAACAGCGCGTCGGCCGCCCTGGTGGGGCACTGGAGGTTTGACGAGGGCAGCGGAACAACGGCCCGCGATTCCAGTGGAAATGGAAACGACGGCACCCTCAGCGGCGACGTGGAGTGGGCGGCGGGGCAGATCGGAAATGCGCTGCAGTTCAACGAGAACGGGTGGGTCGATTGCGGCGACATCCTGACGCTCACCCAGACGCTCACCATCACCTGCTGGGTGAATCCGGCGGTCCTGAGCGGCGACCGGGGGTTTGTCACGCGGGAGGCCGCCTATGCGTTCAAGTCCAGCGGCAATTTCCTGCGGTTCACGACGCCCGGCATTCTCGACTACAACGGCAACAACACGATTCTCCAGACCGACACCTGGCAGCACGTGGCGGTCACCTTCATGCCCAACCAGACCCAGGGCTGTGTGTTCTATCTTAACGGCGTCGAGACTGACCGCGTCAACAGCACCGGCCTGAACGCCGGCACCGGTCCGTTCCGCATGGGCAACAACCAGTGGGGTCAGCTTTACTCGGGCATGATCGACGATGTGCGAGTCTTCGATCACATCCTGACGCCGGAAGAGATCGTCCAGTCCATGTACGGCACAGGCCCCGAACTGGCCTCGGATCCCCAGCCCGAGGACGAGGCGACGGATGTGCCGCGCGACGTGGTGCTGAGCTGGGCGGCCGGGGAGTTCGCCGCGACGCACGATGTGTACTTCGGAGCGTCCTTCGACGACGTCAACGCCGCCAGCCGGGCCAATCCGATGGGCGTGCTGGCCAGCCAGGGGCAGGTCGCCACGGCCTATGACCCGGCCGGCCTGCTCGACTTCGAGACGACCTACTACTGGCGCGTCGATGAAGTCAACGCCGCCCCCGACAACACGATCTTCACGGGCAACGTCTGGAGCTTCACGACGGAACCGTTCGCCTATGCTGTGGAGGCGATCACAGCCACGAGCAACGGGATTTCGGACGCGGGCGTCGGACCGGAGAGAACCGTCGATGGTTCCGGCCTCAATGCCCTCGATCAGCACTCGACCCTCAGCGACGACATGTGGGTGGCCCGAGCGCCGGCCGACGAGGCCCTGTACATCCAGTACGAGTTCGATCGCGTCTACAAGCTCCACCAGCTTCTGGTCTGGAACTACAACGTGCAGTTCGAGTTGATGCTCGGTTTCGGCATCCAAGACGTAACGGTCGAATACTCCGCCGACAGCGTCGAATGGATGAGTCTGGGCGACGTCCAGTTGAATCGGGCGACGGCCTCGGCCACGTACACCTACAACACGACGGTGGACCTGCAAGGGGTGGCGGCGCAGTACGTTCGCCTGACGGTCAACAGCGGCTTCGGGATGCTGGGCCAGTTCGGCCTCAGCGAGGTGCGGTTCACGTACATTCCCGCCCAGGCGCGCGAGCCGCAGCCGGCGGATGGGGCGGTCGATGTGGATGTAAACGCCTCGTTGAGCTGGCGGGCCGGCCGCGACGCCGCCTCGCACGACGTGTACTTCGGCACGAGCGTCGACGAGCTGTCGCTGGCCGCCACGTCGGATCAGGCTGTTTTCACGCCGGCCGCGATGGGCTTTGGCACCACGTATTACTGGAGAGTCGATGAGGTCAGTGACGAGACTTGGGCCGGTGAGACGTGGAGCTTCACAACGCAGGAATATGCCTGGATCGACGATTTCGAGAGCTACACCGACGATATCGATGCCGGTGAGGCCATCTTCGACACCTGGCTGGACGGCTGGGTCAACAACACCGGATCGACGGTCGGCTATCTCGAAACCCCGTTTGCCGAGCGTTCGATCGTCCACGGCGGCAAGCAGTCGATGCCCTTGGCGTATGACAACACCACTTCGCCGTTCTACTCCGAGGCCGTACGGGCCTGGGATGCGCCGCAGGACTGGACCGGCAACGGGGCCGACACGCTGCGGCTGTTCGTCGCCGGACGGGCCCCCGCCTTCGCTGAGGCGGCCGACGGTACGATCCTGATGAACGCCATCGGCAACGACATCTGGGGCAACGCCGATCAGTTCCGCTATGTGTACAAGAACCTCAGCGGCAACGGCTCCGTTACCGCTCGCGTCGATATGCTCGACATCAGCCCGGACATCTGGGTCAAGGCCGGCGTCATGATTCGCCAGAACGCCGAGGCCGGCGGGATCAACGTGTTCATGGCGATGACCGGCACTGGTGGCGGCGGATCAACATTCCAGCAGCGCATGACGGCCGGCGGCGCTTCGGTCTCGCAGCACACCTACCCCGACGGGCCGTTCACCGCGCCGTACTGGGTGCGAGTTACGCGCGAAGGCAATACGCTTCGGGGATACACTTCGCCCGACGGCGAGAACTGGACGCAGCGTGGCGACACGATCACGCTGGCGATGACCGACCCGGTGCTGATCGGCCTGGCGCTGACCAGCCACAACGTCAATCAGGCAACCAGCGCGCAGTTCTCCAACGTGGCCTTCACAGGCAACGTGACAGGCGCCTGGCAGGTGGCCGAAGTCGGTGTTGCGCAGCCCGAAGGCAATGCCGTGGCGCCGCTGTACGTGGCGTTGGAAGACGCGACCGGCCGGTCGGCAGTGGTTACCCATCCGGACGCGAACATCGTCGGCCGCTCCGGCTGGAACGAATGGCAGATCCCGCTGAGCGAGTTTGGCGGCGTCAACCTGAGCCAGGTGGACACGATGACCATCGGCGTCGGCAATCGGACCAGCCCGACCGCCGGCGGCACCGGTCTGCTCTACATCGACGACGTCGGCTTCGGCTCGCCTGCCGGGGATGTGACCGAGGTCGCCCCGTAG
- a CDS encoding RNA polymerase sigma factor has product MDKRSDDDTIRAALGRDDPAAVELIWQRYADDLLAYLSATLCCRHDAEDVLQTVFARIAGKHHKLARARCLNAYVYRIARNEAVSHRRRRLRDGKNAVPKAAWLVASEAAREQSDLVDLLAVALARLPESQRQVVVLKVYRDKTFQEIAQLLGISVNTAASRYRYGMERLRTLLKDH; this is encoded by the coding sequence TTGGACAAGCGTTCGGACGATGACACGATACGGGCGGCGCTGGGGCGGGACGATCCGGCGGCGGTCGAGCTGATCTGGCAACGGTACGCAGACGACCTGCTTGCGTATCTGTCGGCGACGCTCTGCTGCCGCCATGATGCCGAGGACGTCCTTCAGACCGTCTTCGCCCGGATTGCAGGAAAACACCACAAGCTGGCCCGGGCCCGATGTCTGAACGCCTACGTCTACCGGATCGCCCGCAACGAAGCCGTCTCACACAGGCGTCGGCGCCTGCGGGATGGAAAGAACGCGGTTCCCAAGGCGGCCTGGCTGGTGGCGTCGGAGGCCGCCCGGGAACAGAGCGATCTGGTGGACCTGCTGGCGGTCGCTTTGGCCCGCCTGCCGGAGTCCCAGCGTCAAGTGGTGGTATTGAAGGTGTATCGGGACAAGACGTTTCAAGAGATCGCCCAGCTCCTGGGGATCTCCGTGAACACGGCCGCCAGTCGCTACCGCTATGGGATGGAGCGGCTGCGAACACTGCTGAAAGATCACTGA